The Thermomicrobiales bacterium DNA window TGATCGCCATACGAGAACCCGCCCGGCAACACAATGGCGGCCAACCCGGAGAGGTCGGTCTCCCGATAGTCGATCATCCGCGTTGGCGCCGACAGGTTCAGGGCGAAGGCGTCGAACGAATCCTGATCGCCATTGCTGCCGGGAAATGTGATAACGCCGATCTGCGACGACATGCCTAGAGCTCCGACGCCTCTGTCACCGATTCGATGACATAGGTTTGGATGACGGGATTGGCAAGCAGCTTCTCGGCCATTTCTTCTGCGGTGGCGCGGGCTGCGTCGGCCGCTGGCGCGTCGAGCCGCAACCGATAGTGCTTGCCAGCGCGCACGCGTTCCACGCCTGAATAGCCAAGGCTGTGCAGTCCGCCACGGATAGCCTCCCCTTCCGGGTCGTTGACACCGGCTTTCGGCATGACGAGCACATCGACCTGCCAAATCGAATGCGACTTCTCGTTCGTAAGGCGCTCCTCTCAGAAGACCGGATCGTGTCCGGTGAGACGTTGGAATGCTTCGATATAGCGTTGTTGTGTGCCAGTGATGACATCGTCCGGAAGGACGGGGGCCGGTGGCTCGTGGTTCCAACCGGTGGAATCGAGCCAGTTGCGTACATATTGCTTGTCGAAGCTCTCTGGCTCGCGGCCAGGAGAATGCGTCGACGCATCCCAGTAACGTGAGCTATCGGGGGTCAGCATTTCGTCTATGACGGTCAACTGCCCCTGAATCATTCCGAACTCGAACTTGGTGTCTGCCAGCAGCATCCCGCACGTTGCGGCATGTGCTGCCGCGAAGGTGTAGAGCTCGATGCTCGCGCGCTCCAACTGGCTGGCCAGGTCGGCGCCGACAAGATCGCGCAACCGTTCGACGGTGATGTTCTCATCGTGACCGATGTCGTTTTTCATTGCGGGCGTGAAGATCGGTTCTGGCAACTGCGCGGCCTGCAGCAACCCAACCGGCAGTTCGTGCCCAGCGATGCCGCCAGTAGATCGGTATTCCTTCCAACCGGAACCGGCGAGATAGCCGCGGACGACGCATTCGAAGTCGATTCGGTCGGCTCGTTTCGCCAGGGTGGAACGAGCGTCGAACCATGCGTGGTCGCTGGTTTCGACCGAATCCGGCAGTCCGCACTGGATGACGTGATTGGGAATGATGTCTCGCGTTTTCTCGAACCAGAAATTCGAAAGCTGGTTGAGTACGGCGCCCTTGCCAGGAATCGCGCTGGGAAGGACGACATCGAATGCGGAAATGCGGTCGCTTGCGACGAAGAGCAGATCGTCGCCCAGCAGATAGCAGTCGCGAACCTTGCCTTGGCGCACGAGCGGAAGCGAATCGAGGAGCTGAGTTGCGACTGCGCCGGTCACGTGCTCACCGCTGGCTCGTTCAGACCGAGGCGTTCGAAAACCGCATCGACATGCCCCAACTGCTGGTAGGGATCGAAGAGTTCGGTGATCTGCTCCTGACTCACCCGGCTGGCGATCTCAGGATCCGTACGCACCGCCTCTTCGAAGTTCGAACCGTTCAGCCAGCTGTCCATGGCGTGCGCCTGGACCCGCTTGTATGCCACCTGCCGGTCGATGCCGGCATCGACGAGCCCCAACATGACACGTTGCGAGAAGATGAGTCCGCCGGTGAGATCGAGGTTCTGCTTCATGCGATCTTCGTTGACGGTCAGGTCTTCGAGAATTTCGGTGAGCAGATCGAGTGAGTAGTCGAGCACGATACACGCGTCGGGAAAGATCACCCGCTCGGTCGAGGAGTGGCTGATGTCACGCTCGTGCCAGAGTGCCACGTTTTCGAGACCGGTCACGGCGTAGCCCCGCAGGAGGCGCGCCAACCCGCTCAGTCGTTCCGATTCATGCGGATTGCGTTTGTGCGGCATGGCGGAGCTTCCCTGATTGCCCTCGCCAAATGGTTCTTCCACTTCGCGGACCTCTGTCCGCTGGAGATGGCGAATCTCGACCGCGAGCTTTTCGATCGTAGCGCCGATTCCAGCCAGCACGGAGAGGAAGAACGCATGCCGGTCACGCTGGATGATCTGGGTCGAGGCCGGGGCTGGTCGCAAGCCCAGGGTCTCGCAGACTTCGTCCTCCACATCGGGAGGAACGTGCGCATGGGTTCCGACCGCTCCCGAGAGCTTGCCGACCCGCATCTCTTCCCGGGCGAAACGAAGCCGCTCGAGCTGCCGGCGAAGCTCGTCGTACCACACGGCCAACTTCAGGCCGAAGGTGGTGGGTTCGGCATGGACGCCGTGCGTTCTGCCAATCATGAGGGTGTTGCGGTAGCGTACCGCCTGCCGCCCGACGACCTCGATCAGCCGTTCGAGGTCGGTCTCGAGGATGGCGCAGGACTCCTGCACCAGGATGGACAAGGCGGTGTCGACGACATCCGACGAGGTCAGGCCGAGATGGATGTAGCGCGAGGCCTCCCCAACGGTTTCGCCGGTGGCGCGCAAGAAGGCGATGACGTCGTGATCGGTCTCGCGTTCGATCTCTTGCATGCGCTCGAGATCGCAACTGGCGCCACGGATCGCTTCGATCGCCCAATCGGGAATTCGGCCACGCCGATGCCAGGACTCGCAGACCGCGAGCTCGACGCGTAGCCAGACCTGCAGCTTGTGATCGTCACTCCACACCGCTCCCATCTCGGGCCTGGTGTACCGGCCGATCACGATTGCGTTGCCCTTTCCGAATGAACCAACGGGGATGCCTGCATCGGCAACCAGAGTATACCGTTTTCCATTGCCAATCGGGCGCGAGATGCGTACACTCGCGGACAGAACGGAGCGGGGGACGTCGGATGTCTCCAATCGATTAGCGCCTGGACCTGCTCGGAGGACGCAGGTTGACGAGGTGGAAGCGCATCGAACCTTTCGGCGGGTCGCTTCCCGGCTGGCAGAGTCGTTACGCAAGGAGCAAACCGATTCGGTAACGGATCGACAGAGGCCCTTTCGAACTGCCCCTAGCCCACTCGCTCCATCGAGAACCGAATTGTTGGCCGAGCGAAGGAAATTCGCCTTTGCTCGCGCTTGCTTTGGCGCACGCAATTGCGGCGGAGCGCCCATGTGACTGGAGCGCAGATCGATGTGCGGGATCTTCGGGTATGTTGGCGAATCGACGGATGTCGGATCGGCGATTCTTGCGGCGCTGAAGACGCTGGAATACCGGGGATACGACTCCTGGGGGATGGCGGTCGGAGTCGACGGCCAACTGGCGCTGACGAAAACGACCGGGAAAATCTCGGTCGCATCGGTTGATTTTCCAGATGCGGGAATCGGATTCGGGCATACGCGGTGGGCAACACATGGCGCCGTCACCCACGCCAATGCCCACCCCCACCTCGATTGCTCAGGTTCGATCGCTGTCATACACAACGGCATCGTCGAGAACTTTCGGGAACTTCGAAACGAGGTCGAGGCGAAGGGGCATACCCTTCGCTCGGAAACCGACAGCGAAGTGATCGCGCACCTGATCGAGGATGAGCGCGCTTCGGGCGCATCGCCGCAGGAGGCGCTGGAGCGCGTCTTCGCCCGTCTCGATGGACTCGGAGCGGTGATCGTGCTCGACCTTGCGTCGGAAACGATGATTGCCATGAAACGCACGTCGCCGCTCGTCGTCGGGCGCAACTGCAGCAAGGTCACCATTGCCTCAGACGAGATAGCGCTCGCCGGACATGCGACCGAGATCCACTATCTCGAGGATGGCGAGGTTGCCACGCTTTCCATGGATGGAGTTTCGATTTCGCATCTCTCCGGGACGAATGGTTGGGCGCCGATCTCGGTGGACGAGCGGCGAGACGGACTCGCCGGTTTTCCCGATTTTATGTCAAAAGAGATGGCCGAGCAGCCCGACGTCCTCGAGCGCCTCGTCGATTCTGCCGGGGAGCAGATCGACGCGCTGGCCAATGCGATCCGGGAATCGTACGGCGCGTATATGGTCGGGTGTGGAACTGCGTCGTATGCGGCCCTGACCGGGTCGTATCTCTTTAGCAGAATTGTTTCGCGTCATGTCAATTTCGCCCCAGGATCTGAGTTCAAGTACTACGAGCATTTTCTGAAACCGGGTTCACTCGCGATCGCGTTTTCACAGAGCGGTGAAACGGCCGACATCATCGAAGCGATGCTGGCGGCGCGAGCGCGGGGAGCAACGCTGGCTGGGGTGGTCAATGCCCCCCGATCGACCCTCGGGCGGATGGTGGATATCCGGGTCGATCTCGGGGCCGGTCCGGAGCAGTGCGTGCTTTCGACCAAGGCGTATACCGCGAAAGTTGCCACGCTGCTCATGACGGCTCATGTGCTGGCTGGAACGCCCGAGGTCGGGCGAGATCTCGTCCAGGAGGCCGCGACAGGGATGCGCCACATGCTGTCGCCGGCATGGATCGATCGCGTGCGGGCGATCGCGCGGGACATCTACGAGGCCGAGCACCTCTTTGTGATTGGCCGTGGATTGTCCTACCCGACCGCGCTGGAAGCCGCCCTCAAGATCAAAGAGGTCTCCTATATTCATGCGGAGGGATTCGCGGCGGGAGAACTCAAGCATGGGGTGATCGCGCTGGTGCAGGACGGCACGCCATGCGTCGTCTATGCCCCGAACGACGAAACCCACGCGGACATCATTTCCGGGGCAATGGAACTGAAAGCGCGTGGTGGGCATATCATTGGTATCGGCCCGGCTGACGACCCGGTGTTCGATGCGTGGTTGCCAACACCAGATGTTGGGGACGCTGCCCCGCTCGTCCAGGCGCTGCCGGCCCAAATGCTTGGATATCATGCAGCGCTGCTTCGTGGGAATGATCCCGACAAGCCGCGAAATCTTGCCAAGAGCGTCACAGTGAAGTGACGCCGGAGGAACACAATGGAATTCGTCGAATCGCATGGTCATCTCGATGACGATGCGTTCGCCAAAGACTTGCCGCAGGTCATCGAGGCCGCGCGCGCGGCTGGAGTCCGCCGTTTCATCAATATTGGATACGAACCGGAGAGCTGGGCGAGGTCGCTCGCCCTGGCTGAGCAGCATCCGGACGTTTCCTACGCGCTCGGGATGCATCCGAACTCAGCGGACCGCTGGTCGAACGATGTGGCAACTGAGCTCGAACATTTGCTCGACGCGACGAATCCAGTCGCGATTGGCGAGACTGGACTCGACTACTACCGGGAATGGGTCGATCGCTCGTCACAGAAGGCTGCTTTCCGCGATCAACTCGAACTCGCGCGGTCGTTCTCGCTACCGGTGATCGTTCACATGCGGGGCGATGTCGAATCGGAGCTCACCGAGATTCTCCAGGCCTTTCCGACGGTGCGAGTGGTTTTCCATTCATTCGACGGATCGGCGCATCTACGAGATTTCGCGCTTCGACGGGGCGACATGTTCGGCATCGGCGGACTGATGACCCGCTCCGGTTCGGCGGATTTGCGAGAAACTCTTCGGGAGATACCGCTGGACTCGATGCTCCTGGAAACCGATGCTCCCTATCTGACGCCACGCGGCGTGAAAGAACGGCGCAATACCCCAGCAAACATCCCGATCATCGCGCAGGCGTTGGCTGACCTGCTGGCTGTCCCCATCGAACGTATCGCTGAGCAGACGACCGCCAACGCCGAGGAGATATTCCAATTGGTCGCGTCCGCGCCAGTCGGTGCCGCGCAATGAATGATGAACGGCTGCCAATTCTCATCGCCACCGGGAACGCTGGGAAACTTGCCGAGTTCGAACGGCTATTGGGACATGAGTTTCGCGTGGAGGGACTTTCCGGACTCGATCTGGTGATGCCGCCAGAGGGAACGGAGTCATATCGGAAGAATGCCGAAGCAAAGGCGATCTCCGTCGCCAAGGCGACTGGCCGTCTGACGCTCGGCGATGATTCGGGCATCGAGGTGCGAGCCCTGGGAGGAGCCCCGGGAATCGAATCGGCGCGATTCGCAGGCAGCCCGCCTTCGGACGCTCGCAATATCGAGAAGCTCCTGAAGCTGCTGGATGGCAACGTCGGCGGAGATCGATCGGCCAGGTTTGTTTGCTGGCTTGCGCTTGCCGACGCCGACGGGCTCGTCACGACGGTGGAGGGAACCTGTTCTGGCGTCATAGGAGCGATACCGAAGGGGGCCAATGGGTTTGGTTACGATCCGGTCTTCCTGTTCGATGATGGCAGATCGATGGCCGAGCTGAGCGACCAGGAAAAGGATCTGGTCAGCCACCGCGGCAACGCCGTGCGCGAGATCAAGCCGGACCTGGAACGCCGAATTCGTGGTGCGGGCGCCCATGGTTAGTCGGACCTCACCGGAGTTCGCGAGCTTTTCTGAATGGCGTTCGTGGGCAACCAGCGCCGGCCTGCAACCTGTCGTGGTCGTCGCCGGTTCCCGCGGGAAAACGCTCGTCGCCAAGATCCTCGAGTCGATTCTTCGAACCGCTGGCCTGCGGGTTGCCACGTGGTCGAGCCACGGAGTCGACATCGATGGCGTGCGTCAGGTTGGAGAGCTGGGACCGTGGCAAGGTGTGGAGTCCGGTCTGGCATCGGGAGCGATCGACATTGCAGTTCGTGAGGTCGATTGGGCCACGGCGTCGACGCTGGCGACCGGTCCGCGGTTACCAGTGCTGGCAGTGACCAACGTCTGCGCCAATCGCGAGGATTGCCTGCTCGCAGGTGATGCGGCCCTTGCCAACGTTGCCATGCCTGCGTTGCTCACGGCGGTCGTCAATCAAGGCTGGATGGTTCTCAACGGTGAAGACCTGGCCGTCGCGGCCGATCTCTCGACCTCCGGCCACAACCGCATGCTCGTCGGCCTGGGGCTCGATGGTCCGATGACGGAATCACACCTCGAGACGAGCAGTAGCCTGGCCTGGCTTGCTGGTGACCAGCTGGCAGTTTCACACGGCAGGC harbors:
- a CDS encoding TatD family hydrolase, whose translation is MEFVESHGHLDDDAFAKDLPQVIEAARAAGVRRFINIGYEPESWARSLALAEQHPDVSYALGMHPNSADRWSNDVATELEHLLDATNPVAIGETGLDYYREWVDRSSQKAAFRDQLELARSFSLPVIVHMRGDVESELTEILQAFPTVRVVFHSFDGSAHLRDFALRRGDMFGIGGLMTRSGSADLRETLREIPLDSMLLETDAPYLTPRGVKERRNTPANIPIIAQALADLLAVPIERIAEQTTANAEEIFQLVASAPVGAAQ
- the glmS gene encoding glutamine--fructose-6-phosphate transaminase (isomerizing) is translated as MCGIFGYVGESTDVGSAILAALKTLEYRGYDSWGMAVGVDGQLALTKTTGKISVASVDFPDAGIGFGHTRWATHGAVTHANAHPHLDCSGSIAVIHNGIVENFRELRNEVEAKGHTLRSETDSEVIAHLIEDERASGASPQEALERVFARLDGLGAVIVLDLASETMIAMKRTSPLVVGRNCSKVTIASDEIALAGHATEIHYLEDGEVATLSMDGVSISHLSGTNGWAPISVDERRDGLAGFPDFMSKEMAEQPDVLERLVDSAGEQIDALANAIRESYGAYMVGCGTASYAALTGSYLFSRIVSRHVNFAPGSEFKYYEHFLKPGSLAIAFSQSGETADIIEAMLAARARGATLAGVVNAPRSTLGRMVDIRVDLGAGPEQCVLSTKAYTAKVATLLMTAHVLAGTPEVGRDLVQEAATGMRHMLSPAWIDRVRAIARDIYEAEHLFVIGRGLSYPTALEAALKIKEVSYIHAEGFAAGELKHGVIALVQDGTPCVVYAPNDETHADIISGAMELKARGGHIIGIGPADDPVFDAWLPTPDVGDAAPLVQALPAQMLGYHAALLRGNDPDKPRNLAKSVTVK
- the purS gene encoding phosphoribosylformylglycinamidine synthase subunit PurS, producing the protein MLVMPKAGVNDPEGEAIRGGLHSLGYSGVERVRAGKHYRLRLDAPAADAARATAEEMAEKLLANPVIQTYVIESVTEASEL
- a CDS encoding phosphoribosylaminoimidazolesuccinocarboxamide synthase → MTGAVATQLLDSLPLVRQGKVRDCYLLGDDLLFVASDRISAFDVVLPSAIPGKGAVLNQLSNFWFEKTRDIIPNHVIQCGLPDSVETSDHAWFDARSTLAKRADRIDFECVVRGYLAGSGWKEYRSTGGIAGHELPVGLLQAAQLPEPIFTPAMKNDIGHDENITVERLRDLVGADLASQLERASIELYTFAAAHAATCGMLLADTKFEFGMIQGQLTVIDEMLTPDSSRYWDASTHSPGREPESFDKQYVRNWLDSTGWNHEPPAPVLPDDVITGTQQRYIEAFQRLTGHDPVF
- the rdgB gene encoding RdgB/HAM1 family non-canonical purine NTP pyrophosphatase encodes the protein MNDERLPILIATGNAGKLAEFERLLGHEFRVEGLSGLDLVMPPEGTESYRKNAEAKAISVAKATGRLTLGDDSGIEVRALGGAPGIESARFAGSPPSDARNIEKLLKLLDGNVGGDRSARFVCWLALADADGLVTTVEGTCSGVIGAIPKGANGFGYDPVFLFDDGRSMAELSDQEKDLVSHRGNAVREIKPDLERRIRGAGAHG
- the purB gene encoding adenylosuccinate lyase; its protein translation is MIGRYTRPEMGAVWSDDHKLQVWLRVELAVCESWHRRGRIPDWAIEAIRGASCDLERMQEIERETDHDVIAFLRATGETVGEASRYIHLGLTSSDVVDTALSILVQESCAILETDLERLIEVVGRQAVRYRNTLMIGRTHGVHAEPTTFGLKLAVWYDELRRQLERLRFAREEMRVGKLSGAVGTHAHVPPDVEDEVCETLGLRPAPASTQIIQRDRHAFFLSVLAGIGATIEKLAVEIRHLQRTEVREVEEPFGEGNQGSSAMPHKRNPHESERLSGLARLLRGYAVTGLENVALWHERDISHSSTERVIFPDACIVLDYSLDLLTEILEDLTVNEDRMKQNLDLTGGLIFSQRVMLGLVDAGIDRQVAYKRVQAHAMDSWLNGSNFEEAVRTDPEIASRVSQEQITELFDPYQQLGHVDAVFERLGLNEPAVST